Proteins encoded by one window of Emticicia oligotrophica DSM 17448:
- the lon gene encoding endopeptidase La: MNRELISKLVMARQDVENVEMIEIASPEEVMENEDNLPANLPILSLRNTVLFPGIVIPVTVTRQKFIKMVKKAYRTDRTVGVVAQVRQTQNEPTPEDLFKVGTIAHILKMIVLPDGNVTVIIQGRRRFQILEYTQTEPHLIANVKYIAESFPNVRKKETKALIQSLKDASFKILNLNPDIPRDAQMAINNIDSPSFLTHFLSSNLNIEISEKQALLETFDGGEQAHKLLEHMMKEIQVLEIKRDIQNKASSDIDQQQKEYYLRQQIKVLQEELGMETPDQEVEKLRTKGAKKKWPKEVNDHFNKELNKILRMNSMSPEYGVSLHYAETMVDLPWGEYTKDNFDLKRAKKILDSDHSGLEKVKERIIEYLAVLKLRNDMKAPILCLYGPPGVGKTSLGKSIAKALGRNYVRMALGGLHDEAEIRGHRKTYIGAMPGKLITNLQKSKSSNPVFVLDEIDKVNRDHRGDPSSALLEVLDPEQNNAFKDNYLEVDFDLSKVLFIATANSLDTIQGPLRDRMEIIEISGYTVEEKTEIARKHLIPKQLEQHGIKVKDLKVDDKAIQKIIEGYTRESGVRKLEQQIGSLVRKVAKSIALGEDYPKIIKPEHIEKMLGAVVFDKDLYEGNEVPGVVTGLAWTSVGGDILFIESSLSRGRGQLTLSGQLGDVMKESAITALSYLKSHADNLGIDYRIFQNYDLHVHVPQGAVPKDGPSAGITMLTSMASMFTQRKIKPNTAMTGEITLRGKVLPVGGIKEKILAAKRAGIKDIIMCYKNRKDVEEVGEAYTKGLTFHYVDYVEEVLEIALLEEKVANPLKFILPEEKKETSSSPMEVAVI, translated from the coding sequence ATGAATAGAGAACTTATCTCAAAGCTCGTAATGGCAAGACAAGACGTTGAAAACGTTGAAATGATAGAAATTGCTTCGCCAGAAGAAGTAATGGAAAATGAAGATAATTTACCGGCTAATTTGCCTATTTTATCTTTACGTAATACTGTGCTATTTCCGGGTATAGTAATTCCGGTAACAGTAACTCGACAGAAGTTTATTAAAATGGTGAAAAAAGCCTACCGCACTGACCGAACAGTTGGCGTAGTGGCTCAAGTACGCCAAACACAAAACGAACCTACTCCTGAGGATTTATTTAAGGTTGGTACTATTGCTCATATTTTGAAGATGATAGTTTTACCCGATGGTAACGTAACGGTTATCATTCAGGGGCGACGTCGTTTTCAGATTTTAGAATATACGCAAACAGAGCCACATCTTATTGCTAATGTTAAATATATAGCTGAGAGCTTTCCGAATGTAAGAAAGAAAGAAACTAAAGCTTTGATTCAGAGTTTAAAAGATGCGTCTTTCAAAATTTTAAATCTCAATCCCGATATTCCACGTGATGCACAAATGGCTATTAATAACATTGATAGTCCAAGCTTTTTGACGCATTTTCTCTCATCAAATCTCAATATTGAAATTAGCGAAAAACAGGCATTGTTAGAAACTTTTGATGGTGGAGAGCAAGCTCATAAGTTGCTCGAACACATGATGAAGGAAATTCAGGTACTTGAAATTAAGCGTGATATTCAGAATAAAGCTAGCAGTGATATTGACCAACAACAAAAAGAATATTATTTACGCCAGCAGATAAAAGTTTTGCAGGAAGAATTGGGCATGGAAACCCCAGACCAAGAGGTAGAAAAACTGCGTACGAAGGGTGCAAAGAAAAAATGGCCCAAGGAAGTAAACGACCACTTTAATAAAGAACTGAATAAAATTCTTCGCATGAATTCAATGTCGCCCGAATATGGGGTGTCGTTGCATTATGCTGAAACAATGGTTGATTTACCTTGGGGTGAATATACCAAAGATAATTTCGATTTAAAGCGTGCGAAGAAAATCTTAGATTCTGACCACTCAGGCCTCGAAAAAGTAAAAGAGCGTATCATTGAATATTTAGCAGTATTAAAGCTAAGAAATGATATGAAAGCTCCAATCTTATGCTTGTATGGCCCTCCAGGTGTTGGTAAAACTTCTTTAGGGAAATCTATTGCTAAAGCTCTTGGGCGTAATTATGTGCGTATGGCTCTTGGTGGTTTACACGATGAAGCAGAAATTCGTGGACACCGCAAAACATACATTGGGGCAATGCCCGGAAAGTTGATTACGAATTTGCAGAAATCAAAATCATCGAACCCAGTTTTTGTTTTAGATGAAATTGATAAAGTGAATCGTGACCACCGTGGAGACCCTTCTTCTGCTTTGCTTGAAGTACTTGACCCAGAGCAAAATAATGCATTTAAAGACAATTACTTAGAAGTAGATTTCGACCTCTCGAAAGTACTTTTCATCGCTACTGCCAACTCGCTTGATACTATTCAAGGCCCATTGAGAGATAGAATGGAAATTATTGAGATTTCGGGCTATACAGTAGAAGAAAAGACAGAAATTGCTCGTAAACATTTAATACCTAAGCAGTTAGAGCAGCATGGTATTAAAGTGAAAGATTTGAAAGTTGATGATAAAGCCATTCAGAAAATTATTGAAGGCTATACGCGTGAGTCGGGTGTGCGTAAATTAGAGCAGCAGATTGGCTCATTGGTTAGAAAAGTGGCTAAGTCGATTGCTTTAGGAGAAGACTACCCGAAAATTATTAAACCAGAGCATATCGAAAAAATGCTTGGAGCAGTAGTCTTTGATAAAGACCTCTACGAAGGAAATGAGGTACCGGGTGTGGTGACTGGTTTGGCGTGGACATCGGTTGGTGGAGATATTTTATTCATCGAATCGAGTTTAAGCCGTGGTCGTGGTCAACTCACTTTATCTGGTCAGCTAGGAGATGTAATGAAAGAGTCGGCTATTACAGCTCTTTCTTACCTAAAATCACACGCTGATAATTTAGGTATAGACTATAGAATTTTCCAAAACTATGACCTCCACGTTCACGTACCGCAAGGTGCTGTTCCGAAAGATGGCCCATCGGCGGGTATCACGATGCTTACCTCTATGGCTTCGATGTTTACCCAAAGAAAGATTAAGCCTAATACGGCGATGACAGGAGAGATTACGCTTCGTGGAAAAGTGCTTCCTGTGGGTGGAATTAAAGAGAAAATCTTAGCTGCCAAACGTGCTGGTATTAAAGATATCATCATGTGTTATAAAAACCGCAAAGATGTAGAAGAAGTAGGCGAGGCATATACAAAAGGACTTACTTTCCATTATGTCGATTATGTTGAGGAAGTGCTTGAAATCGCACTTTTGGAAGAAAAAGTAGCTAACCCATTGAAGTTTATTTTACCAGAAGAAAAGAAAGAAACCAGTTCTTCACCTATGGAAGTAGCTGTTATATAA